One segment of Brassica napus cultivar Da-Ae chromosome C3, Da-Ae, whole genome shotgun sequence DNA contains the following:
- the LOC106385577 gene encoding F-box protein SKIP19-like produces MPPVMKRGRHGNWADLPPELMSSILLRIGAIDVLENAQRVCRSWRRVCKDPSMWSKIDMRNDGDLEDMDYDPEIICRHAVDRSQGGLVEIDIGYFGTDDLLNYIAVRSTKSEKP; encoded by the exons ATGCCTCCGGTGATGAAAAGAGGAAGACACGGAAACTGGGCGGACCTTCCGCCGGAACTAATGTCATCGATCTTGCTCCGTATTGGCGCGATCGACGTACTTGAAAACGCGCAGAGAGTGTGCAGATCGTGGCGTCGCGTTTGCAAAGACCCCTCGATGTGGAGTAAGATTGATATGCGGAACGATGGAGACTTGGAAGACATGGACTATGACCCCGAGATCATATGTCGTCACGCAGTCGATCGCAGCCAAGGCGGTTTGGTTGAGATCGACATTGGGTACTTTGGTACTGATGACCTCCTCAACTACATCGCTGTtag gtCGACTAAATctgagaagccttag